One window from the genome of Xenorhabdus bovienii SS-2004 encodes:
- the rtcR gene encoding RNA repair transcriptional activator RtcR has product MKRRVVIGILGTKLDRRGKKANRWTKWRPTIGMCQQAELPIDRLELLYQTNDYGLAQRVKEDIAETSPKTKVVLQELKIEDAWDFEEVYTAQLDFAVRYPFDTENEEYLVHITTGTHVAQICWFLLTEARYLPAQLLQTSPRNGDRESHPEGNYTIIDLNLSRYTTLTSRFLHEQQEQVAFLKSGIATRNANFNRLIDQVERVALRSSAPILLTGPTGAGKSFLARRIYQLRQSRHLIQGRFVEVNCATLRGDNAMSTLFGHVKGAFTGAIQPRTGLLREADGGILFLDEVAELGLDEQAMLLKAIEEKSFLPYGSDKEVHSNFQLIAGTHRDLHTWVVQGKFREDLYARINMWTYQLPGLAQRREDIEPNIEYELARYAQMQQTQVRFDKEARLIYLHFACSEQAQWRGNFRELGASVTRMATFAENGRINQHLVEEEITRLKQNWQDNGLSSLLPNHLPEVDLFDRQQLETVIKICRESASLSEAGRKLFAVSRQQKKQPNDADRLRKYLARFGLGWDSIQND; this is encoded by the coding sequence AAAAGGCCAATCGCTGGACAAAATGGCGCCCTACGATTGGTATGTGCCAGCAAGCGGAGTTGCCGATTGACAGGCTGGAACTACTCTACCAAACCAATGATTATGGTTTAGCACAAAGAGTGAAGGAGGATATCGCAGAGACTTCGCCAAAAACGAAAGTGGTTTTGCAAGAGCTCAAAATTGAAGACGCGTGGGATTTTGAAGAAGTCTATACCGCTCAGCTTGATTTTGCCGTGCGTTATCCTTTTGATACTGAAAATGAAGAATATCTGGTACATATCACAACAGGCACACACGTCGCCCAAATTTGCTGGTTTTTGCTGACCGAAGCCCGTTACCTGCCCGCCCAGTTGCTCCAGACTTCCCCTAGAAATGGCGATCGTGAGAGCCATCCTGAAGGCAACTACACCATTATCGATTTGAATCTCAGCCGCTATACCACCCTGACCAGCCGTTTTTTGCATGAACAGCAGGAACAGGTCGCATTTCTGAAATCGGGTATCGCCACGCGCAATGCTAATTTTAACCGCTTGATCGACCAAGTTGAACGTGTCGCCTTGCGTTCTTCCGCCCCAATTTTGCTGACGGGGCCAACAGGTGCAGGTAAGTCTTTTCTGGCTCGCCGGATCTATCAGTTGCGGCAATCCCGCCATTTGATTCAAGGCCGTTTTGTGGAAGTAAACTGCGCGACCCTGCGCGGTGATAATGCAATGTCCACACTATTTGGTCATGTTAAAGGAGCGTTTACGGGTGCCATTCAGCCGCGTACAGGGCTACTGCGTGAAGCCGATGGCGGCATTTTGTTTCTTGACGAAGTGGCAGAACTGGGGTTGGATGAGCAGGCTATGCTGCTAAAGGCTATTGAAGAGAAAAGCTTCCTGCCTTATGGTTCTGATAAAGAAGTTCACAGTAATTTTCAGTTAATTGCCGGTACTCACCGCGATCTGCACACTTGGGTGGTACAAGGGAAATTCCGTGAAGATCTGTACGCCCGTATCAATATGTGGACTTACCAACTCCCCGGTCTGGCGCAGCGTCGTGAAGATATTGAGCCGAACATTGAGTATGAACTTGCCCGATATGCACAGATGCAGCAGACACAGGTTCGCTTCGATAAGGAAGCGCGACTGATTTACCTGCATTTTGCCTGTTCAGAACAGGCGCAATGGCGGGGCAACTTCCGTGAGTTAGGCGCATCCGTCACACGTATGGCAACATTCGCCGAAAACGGACGCATCAATCAGCATTTGGTTGAAGAGGAAATTACGCGGCTCAAACAGAATTGGCAGGATAATGGGCTTTCTTCCCTGCTGCCGAATCATTTGCCGGAAGTTGATCTGTTTGACCGCCAACAGTTGGAAACGGTCATTAAAATCTGCCGTGAGTCTGCCAGTTTATCCGAAGCGGGCCGCAAGCTGTTCGCCGTTTCCCGCCAACAAAAGAAGCAGCCCAATGATGCCGATAGGTTACGCAAGTACCTTGCCCGATTCGGTCTGGGCTGGGATAGCATTCAAAATGATTAG
- the rnz gene encoding ribonuclease Z, translated as MELKFLGTSAGVPTKERNVTSLVLDLRGIRNALWMFDCGEGTQHQILNSSIKIPKLEKIFITHLHGDHIFGLPGLLCSRSMGGSTDPVTLYGPKGIRQFVETTLQLSGSFLTYPLDIVEVQSGLLFDDGELKVTAYALNHRVECYGYRIEEHDKPGGLNTQRLNQDNIPRGSWMQTLKQGGTVTLEDGRTVCGKDYLGAPISGKSLAIFGDTTPTPEALKLAANVDVMVHEITLEDALAEKANNNGHSTTKQAATLARDAKAKHFIATHISGRYGIEDCPRLLAECREIFPNTDLAEDFAIFIV; from the coding sequence ATGGAACTGAAATTTTTAGGCACCAGCGCGGGGGTTCCTACGAAAGAGCGCAATGTCACCAGTCTGGTTCTGGATTTACGGGGTATCCGCAATGCGCTGTGGATGTTTGATTGTGGTGAGGGAACACAGCACCAGATCCTCAACTCCTCTATCAAGATCCCGAAACTGGAGAAGATTTTTATCACCCATCTACATGGCGATCATATCTTTGGCCTACCGGGGTTACTGTGCAGCCGTTCGATGGGCGGCTCCACCGATCCCGTGACGCTATACGGGCCAAAGGGAATACGGCAGTTTGTAGAAACCACATTGCAGTTGAGCGGCTCCTTCCTCACTTATCCACTGGATATTGTCGAAGTGCAATCCGGACTGCTGTTTGATGATGGCGAGTTGAAAGTCACGGCTTACGCCCTTAACCATCGCGTGGAATGCTATGGCTATCGCATTGAAGAACATGACAAACCCGGGGGTCTAAATACCCAGAGACTTAATCAGGATAATATTCCCCGTGGCTCGTGGATGCAGACCTTAAAACAAGGAGGTACAGTGACATTAGAAGATGGCCGTACGGTGTGTGGCAAAGATTATCTGGGTGCACCGATTTCCGGTAAGTCGCTGGCCATTTTCGGCGATACGACACCAACGCCCGAAGCACTGAAGCTGGCGGCCAATGTTGATGTGATGGTGCATGAAATTACGCTGGAAGATGCACTTGCCGAAAAGGCCAATAACAATGGGCATTCCACCACAAAGCAAGCAGCGACACTGGCGCGCGATGCCAAAGCAAAACACTTTATCGCAACACATATCAGCGGACGTTATGGTATAGAAGATTGCCCGCGATTATTAGCGGAATGTCGGGAAATATTCCCCAATACCGATTTGGCAGAAGACTTTGCGATATTTATAGTTTAA
- a CDS encoding iron-containing redox enzyme family protein — MYNIFTENTDNIWSDWLDEKELKKLTDHPVLQSFNDSTASEEMLKTFLIQHCYYSRHFTRYLIALISKLDVFEDIKDLLHNLLEEMGLEDENKITHAELFQRTLKTVGADINSQKPFENTTAMVDAMFSFCLSDDPLEGLSAMCLGAEAIVPLIYKPVLNRLMTLNYNKDATEFFTLHIEEDEDHAIKMFEIIDRLTRQDESLRLKAINIGSEMIRKRVKMLDSVWESEIVRKNNVEKADLNNQKNDLSFNSSDFWRVNHKSTPSIPEKLIHKNVINSHSHGENKFSEERKHKVNIVNLPTKTISMTLGHLEPGQSTNLHRHNYETVIYIIEGDGVSKIGNNDVAWSAGDAIYIPSWVEHKHSSVNQNQCLYIACENAPLLQNIGNIALREELE; from the coding sequence ATGTATAATATTTTTACAGAAAACACAGATAATATCTGGTCTGACTGGCTTGATGAAAAAGAATTAAAAAAGCTGACAGATCACCCTGTACTCCAGTCATTTAATGATAGTACAGCTAGTGAAGAAATGTTAAAAACATTCCTAATTCAACATTGCTACTATTCTCGTCATTTTACACGTTATTTAATCGCGCTTATAAGTAAATTAGACGTATTTGAAGATATAAAAGATCTTCTTCACAATTTACTGGAAGAAATGGGATTAGAGGATGAAAACAAAATCACTCATGCTGAGCTTTTTCAGAGAACATTGAAGACTGTCGGTGCTGATATCAATAGTCAAAAACCTTTTGAAAATACAACCGCTATGGTTGACGCTATGTTTTCTTTCTGTCTTTCAGATGATCCGTTAGAGGGGCTGTCAGCCATGTGCCTTGGCGCAGAAGCTATCGTTCCCTTAATTTATAAGCCCGTATTAAATCGTTTAATGACATTGAATTACAATAAGGATGCAACAGAATTCTTCACACTCCATATTGAAGAAGATGAAGATCATGCTATTAAAATGTTTGAGATCATAGATAGACTCACTAGGCAGGACGAATCATTACGCCTCAAAGCCATCAATATTGGCAGTGAAATGATAAGAAAACGCGTCAAAATGCTGGATAGTGTCTGGGAAAGTGAAATTGTTCGTAAGAACAATGTAGAAAAGGCCGACTTAAATAATCAAAAAAATGATCTTTCCTTTAATTCTTCTGATTTTTGGCGTGTCAACCACAAATCAACACCTTCTATTCCTGAGAAACTAATTCATAAAAACGTCATTAACAGTCATAGTCATGGTGAAAATAAATTTTCAGAAGAAAGAAAACATAAAGTCAATATCGTCAATTTGCCCACTAAAACAATCAGTATGACATTAGGTCATCTTGAACCCGGACAATCGACGAATCTGCACCGACATAATTATGAAACTGTCATCTATATCATTGAAGGGGATGGCGTATCAAAAATAGGAAATAATGATGTTGCTTGGTCAGCAGGAGATGCCATTTATATCCCATCCTGGGTAGAACATAAACATAGCAGTGTGAATCAGAATCAATGCCTTTATATTGCTTGTGAAAATGCTCCTTTATTACAAAATATTGGTAACATCGCACTTCGTGAAGAATTAGAATAA